The following nucleotide sequence is from uncultured Campylobacter sp..
TGCGTGTGTGCGCCTAAAATTTCAAGCCCGAAGCCCTGCTTGATGTCGAGGTAGCCGCCGCCCGTGCCGTCTAGGCTGTAATGCAAAAAGCCGTCGTATAGCCCAAGGCATGCTAAAAAGAGGATTACGGCTAGGTATTTGACAGTAAATCCGTATCTAACGATCAGCAAAGCCACGAATGAGATCGCTACCATGCAAAATCTCTCGTGCCAGCACATGATGCAGGGACTATCGCCCATACCAAAGCCCAAAACAAGGCATGCGATACCTACGGGCAAAGCGATGAGAGCGAGTGCCGCGAGGGCGAAAAGATTGAAAAATCGCTTTTCATCTTCGCCCCAGCCTGCAGAAATTTCGGCGCCGCGAATGAAGCTTTGAGGCATTTTATCTTGCAAACTTTTCATTGCTCGCTCCTAAAAATTTCCCATAGGCACGACGGCAAATTTATTCACCCACGCCATCATGATGACGAGTATAGCGATACCCGCGATACCAAAGCCCATAACTGCGCGCTTTTTCTCAGGTCTAAACCACAACAAAAGGCCCGCGACGAAAAACATCAGAACCATTAA
It contains:
- a CDS encoding disulfide bond formation protein B, with product MKSLQDKMPQSFIRGAEISAGWGEDEKRFFNLFALAALALIALPVGIACLVLGFGMGDSPCIMCWHERFCMVAISFVALLIVRYGFTVKYLAVILFLACLGLYDGFLHYSLDGTGGGYLDIKQGFGLEILGAHTQFWVIVVHFCVIIFLGVILLLGKNVGKIMQKSEEGAYGAVLPSFALGKIAVAAFAIIMAFNCVQAFITAGPPPYLASATPSRMSIDPSKWFWELDHWEETEIDFRESWNPKLPNLPK